From Primulina tabacum isolate GXHZ01 chromosome 2, ASM2559414v2, whole genome shotgun sequence, one genomic window encodes:
- the LOC142530799 gene encoding UDP-xylose transporter 3-like isoform X2 has protein sequence MKWFEHKPFDPRAVMGFGILNGTSIGLLNLSLGFNSVGFYQMTKLAIIPCTVLLQTLFFRKIFSRNVQLSLAFLLVGVGIATVTDLQLNALGSILSLLAVMTTCVAQIMTNTIQKKFKVSSTQLLYQSSPYQAMTLFIAGPFLDGILTNKNVFAFNYTPQVLAFIVLSCLISVSVNFSTFLVIGKTSPVTYQVLGHLKTCLVLTFGYLLLQDPFSWQNILGILIAIVGMISYSYHCTIENQQKAMAEAAAHLLQAKEPELDPLLNVENGGSILTDGVGRGPGWNSNKDLQA, from the exons ATGAAATGGTTTGAGCACAAGCCTTTTGATCCTAGAGCTGTTATGGGATTTGGAATTCTTAATGGTACCTCAATTGGACTTCTGAATCTTAGCCTGGGTTTCAATTCTGTTGGTTTCTATCAG ATGACGAAGTTGGCAATCATTCCTTGCACTGTCCTCCTACAGACTCTTTTCTTCAGAAAAATTTTCAG TAGGAATGTCCAGCTCTCTCTTGCTTTTCTTCTCGTGGGTGTTGGAATTGCTACAGTGACTGATCTGCAGCTCAATGCCTTGGGTTCCATCTTGTCTCTACTTGCAGTTATGACGACTTGTGTTGCCCAAATT ATGACTAATACCATCCAAAAGAAGTTCAAGGTTTCTTCAACACAACTCTTGTATCAATCTAGTCCTTATCAGGCAATGACTCTGTTCATAGCTGGACCATTTCTAGATGGAATCTTGACAAATAAGAATGTATTTGCTTTCAATTACACTCCCCAAGTGCTG GCGTTTATTGTTCTTTCCTGCCTGATATCAGTTTCCGTGAACTTCAGTACCTTTCTGGTAATTGGAAAGACATCACCTGTAACTTATCAGGTCCTAGGGCATCTGAAAACCTGCCTTGTTTTAACCTTCGGCTACTTACTTCTACAAGACCCCTTTAGCTGGCAAAACATTTTAGGGATCTTGATTGCTATAGTTGGCATGATATCGTACTCTTATCATTGCACTATCGAGAACCAGCAAAAGGCGATGGCTGAAGCAGCAGCGCATTTATTGCAG GCTAAGGAACCTGAGTTAGACCCACTCTTAAATGTCGAGAATGGAGGTAGTATCTTGACAGATGGTGTGGGGAGAGGTCCAGGATGGAATTCAAACAAGGACCTGCAGGCATAA